From Schistosoma mansoni, WGS project CABG00000000 data, supercontig 0208, strain Puerto Rico, whole genome shotgun sequence, the proteins below share one genomic window:
- a CDS encoding zinc finger protein, putative, whose protein sequence is MVFETHDILKYLSNMQTNWNTMKTTDTSLQELVTNHIQEDRSLRNTICHTTGQIQSRQGIINLLADSKHEDLIHSPDEFTHFPNNIQMIINKTWKTYYQQDDNAAENKENIDYNNTKLYPTSAICTCQANDSIIYPSCSTTSSDSIMANQLKNQLQGSCIERQTKLRPRPLLRQKENDEHYINDLLVESRLVTCQNELQSTSNTHRPMQVHMRYPIPRKQDAIYNARYKTQPCLHYQKYKHCPLGDNCHFAHGPNELKYPQFHPKYRTRICMNYANNGTCPYGNNCYFLHFTPMSSTQNNHTTTNTKINNNRTVAKPWNIDHFIQDDSNISNISNNHHMDTMILSSNLRRVTI, encoded by the coding sequence atggtaTTTGAAACCCATGATATACTAAAATATTTATCTAATATGCAAACAAATTGGAATACAATGAAAACCACAGATACATCATTACAAGAATTAGTTACTAACCATATACAAGAGGATAGATCATTACGTAATACGATATGTCATACTACCGGTCAGATACAATCAAGACAAGGTATCATCAACTTGTTGGCCGATAGTAAACATGAAGATTTGATACATTCTCCTGATGAATTCACACATTTCCCAAATAATATACAAATGATTATTAATAAAACATGGAAAACTTATTATCAACAAGATGATAATGCTGCTGagaataaagaaaatattgattataataatacaaAATTGTATCCAACTTCAGCTATATGTACTTGTCAAGCAAATGATTCAATAATATACCCTAGTTGTTCAACCACTAGTTCAGATTCAATCATGGCGAATCAATTAAAGAACCAACTACAAGGATCATGTATAGAACGTCAGACAAAATTACGACCGAGACCATTATTAAGACAAAAAGAGAATGATGAACATTATATCAATGATCTATTAGTTGAAAGCAGGTTAGTCACATGTCAAAATGAATTACAATCAACATCGAATACCCATAGACCAATGCAAGTACATATGCGTTATCCAATACCAAGAAAACAAGATGCTATATATAATGCAAGATATAAAACTCAACCATGTTTACATTATcaaaaatataaacattgtCCATTAGGTGATAATTGTCATTTTGCTCATGGTCCAAATGAGCTAAAATATCCACAATTTCATCCAAAATATCGTACAAGAATATGTATGAATTATGCGAATAATGGTACATGTCCATATGGTAATAATTGTTACTTCTTACATTTTACCCCTATGTCATCAACTCAAAACAatcatactactactaatactaaaatcaataataatagaacTGTTGCTAAGCCATGGAACATTGATCATTTTATACAAGATGATAGTAATATAAGTAATATCagtaataatcatcatatggaCACTATGATATTGAGTTCGAATTTGAGGCGAGTTAccatttag